The Lepidochelys kempii isolate rLepKem1 chromosome 5, rLepKem1.hap2, whole genome shotgun sequence genome window below encodes:
- the ESM1 gene encoding endothelial cell-specific molecule 1 isoform X2, translated as MKNFLFFTILLVPVHIGTAWSAKYAVDCPEPCDSNVCKSTLRCKRTVLDDCGCCRVCAAALGETCYRTVSGMDGVKCGPGLKCQFYTEEDDFGDEFGICKENDMASGDGNSVKEEFVKEKVISSPVMKWLNPR; from the exons ATGAAGAACTTCCTGtttttcaccatcctcctggtACCAGTGCACATCGGAACTGCTTGGAGTGCAAAATATGCAGTTGATTGCCCTGAACCTTGCGACAGTAATGTGTGTAAAAGTACTTTGCGCTGTAAGCGAACAGTGCTTGACGACTGTGGCTGTTGCAgagtctgtgcagcagccttggGGGAGACTTGCTACCGCACTGTCTCAGGTATGGATGGTGTCAAATGTGGGCCTGGGCTGAAGTGCCAGTTTTACACTGAGGAGGATGACTTTGGTGATGAATTTGGTATCTGCAAAG agAATGACATGGCATCGGGGGATGGTAACTCTGTAAAGGAGGAATTTGTCAAAGAGAAAGTAATTAGCTCTCCAGTAATGAAATGGTTAAATCCTCGCTGA
- the ESM1 gene encoding endothelial cell-specific molecule 1 isoform X1: protein MKNFLFFTILLVPVHIGTAWSAKYAVDCPEPCDSNVCKSTLRCKRTVLDDCGCCRVCAAALGETCYRTVSGMDGVKCGPGLKCQFYTEEDDFGDEFGICKECPYGTYGMECRKTCNCQSGICDRVTGKCLKFPFFQLSASKPPNRRKLISHTENDMASGDGNSVKEEFVKEKVISSPVMKWLNPR from the exons ATGAAGAACTTCCTGtttttcaccatcctcctggtACCAGTGCACATCGGAACTGCTTGGAGTGCAAAATATGCAGTTGATTGCCCTGAACCTTGCGACAGTAATGTGTGTAAAAGTACTTTGCGCTGTAAGCGAACAGTGCTTGACGACTGTGGCTGTTGCAgagtctgtgcagcagccttggGGGAGACTTGCTACCGCACTGTCTCAGGTATGGATGGTGTCAAATGTGGGCCTGGGCTGAAGTGCCAGTTTTACACTGAGGAGGATGACTTTGGTGATGAATTTGGTATCTGCAAAG AATGTCCTTATGGTACCTATGGAATGGAGTGCAGAAAAACTTGCAACTGCCAGTCTGGTATATGCGACAGAGTAACTGGAAAATGTTTGAAGTTCCCATTTTTCCAACTTTCTGCTTCAAAGCCGCCAAACAGACGAAAATTAATTTCACATACAG agAATGACATGGCATCGGGGGATGGTAACTCTGTAAAGGAGGAATTTGTCAAAGAGAAAGTAATTAGCTCTCCAGTAATGAAATGGTTAAATCCTCGCTGA